A window of the Streptomyces sp. NBC_00454 genome harbors these coding sequences:
- a CDS encoding FAD-dependent oxidoreductase: MSQFVGDRAVVLGGSIAGTFSARVLSEFYRDVIVVDRDRVVSVNRPRRGTPHAGHAHGLHARGCLILEELFPNLLRDMLHAKLPVGDLGEQRWYFNARPFRSTRTGLPSVTAQRPVLEEYFRDKVAALPNVTFLERTDVLGFLSTPDGREVTGVRLRSTAADAASAFNLDADLLVDATGRGSRTPVWLEELGYERPVEQRMTIGLAYTTRLYRRRPDMLNGTQFINCIASREFPRGAFYGQVDRTTCIVSLTGILGDHPPIDPGGFLAFARSLPVADVYEQIRHAEPLSDPVCFRFPASVRRHYERLPRLPERLLVLGDAVCSLNPNYSQGMTVAAMEVMALHRHLSRGTPSTIAFMRDVGRIVDRPWFISTTGDLKYNGMAGRRGLTARMGNAYVTRLHHAAAKDPAVTNALMRVAGLIDRPTALMRPRVLLGALRPQKPGTGPAE; encoded by the coding sequence ATGAGCCAATTCGTTGGCGACCGGGCTGTCGTGCTCGGAGGGAGCATCGCCGGAACGTTCTCGGCCAGGGTCCTCTCAGAGTTCTACCGTGACGTCATCGTCGTTGACCGCGACCGGGTGGTCAGCGTGAACCGGCCCCGGCGCGGCACCCCCCATGCCGGGCATGCCCACGGACTGCACGCCCGCGGCTGCCTCATCCTGGAGGAACTCTTTCCCAACCTGCTTCGGGACATGCTGCACGCAAAACTTCCAGTGGGGGATCTGGGCGAGCAGCGCTGGTACTTCAACGCCCGGCCGTTCCGGTCCACGCGGACCGGCTTGCCGTCCGTGACCGCCCAGCGGCCCGTGTTGGAAGAGTACTTCCGCGACAAGGTCGCCGCGCTGCCCAACGTCACTTTCCTGGAGCGGACTGACGTTCTCGGCTTTCTCTCCACACCGGACGGCAGAGAGGTGACCGGGGTCCGGCTGCGTTCGACGGCAGCGGATGCCGCAAGCGCATTCAATCTCGACGCGGATCTGCTCGTCGATGCCACCGGCCGCGGATCGCGCACGCCGGTATGGCTGGAGGAGCTGGGGTACGAGCGACCGGTCGAGCAGCGGATGACGATCGGCCTGGCCTACACCACACGGCTCTACCGACGCCGCCCGGACATGCTCAACGGTACGCAGTTCATCAACTGCATCGCATCACGCGAGTTCCCGCGAGGGGCGTTCTACGGTCAGGTCGACCGCACAACCTGCATCGTGTCGCTGACCGGCATCCTCGGCGACCATCCACCGATCGATCCCGGCGGCTTCCTCGCATTCGCCAGGTCTCTGCCCGTCGCTGACGTCTACGAGCAGATTCGGCACGCCGAGCCGCTGAGCGACCCGGTCTGCTTCCGCTTCCCAGCGAGCGTGCGCCGACACTACGAACGGCTGCCTCGCCTTCCCGAGCGGCTACTCGTGCTCGGCGACGCAGTGTGCAGCCTCAACCCCAACTACAGCCAGGGCATGACCGTCGCGGCCATGGAAGTGATGGCCCTGCACCGGCACCTGTCACGTGGCACGCCGAGCACCATCGCGTTCATGCGCGACGTCGGGCGGATCGTAGACCGACCGTGGTTCATCTCGACGACCGGCGACCTCAAGTACAACGGAATGGCGGGGCGTCGTGGGCTCACCGCGCGGATGGGGAACGCGTACGTGACGCGGTTGCATCATGCGGCGGCGAAGGACCCCGCCGTCACGAATGCCTTGATGCGAGTCGCAGGGCTGATCGACCGGCCGACCGCGCTCATGCGCCCACGCGTTCTCCTCGGGGCACTGCGACCGCAGAAGCCGGGGACAGGGCCCGCCGAGTGA
- a CDS encoding UbiA family prenyltransferase: MTATQTPVAASIRPRPKMISYLRLAKARVYHYVYGWALGLLLLRSDGFLSGGTLLAMAFMLVGTLAIQWSASAADDVSGFLNGSDARNYAGRPLVTRVRKPLLTGALTSPEAIGFAVVTWVGGMLTISLAAGVLDWRVPLPAMVVAFGVPALAVQYSCGIKLSYRPLGLESTIFLTGVCTVLVPYWFAAGTVSRETLLMSAVFGLWLLLVVSYGNASDRAGDAAVSRKTLAVVLSPLAFAVALHVLVAVNTVLLVLLFTTTRLNAGFIVLSAPAVALQLAQLYYGVYRQELRKARFLVLISIDLGFLGLATALLTGRPS; encoded by the coding sequence GTGACCGCCACGCAAACGCCGGTCGCCGCCTCGATCAGGCCCCGGCCCAAAATGATCAGCTACCTCAGGCTCGCCAAGGCCCGGGTGTACCACTACGTCTATGGCTGGGCCCTGGGGCTGCTGCTCCTGCGTTCGGACGGTTTCCTGAGCGGCGGCACGCTGCTCGCCATGGCTTTCATGCTTGTCGGCACGCTGGCCATCCAGTGGAGCGCGTCAGCCGCCGACGACGTGAGCGGGTTCTTGAACGGCAGTGACGCCCGTAACTACGCGGGACGGCCACTGGTGACGAGGGTGCGGAAACCACTGCTCACCGGCGCTCTGACCTCGCCGGAGGCGATCGGGTTCGCCGTCGTGACGTGGGTTGGCGGCATGCTCACGATCTCGCTTGCCGCCGGCGTTCTGGACTGGCGGGTTCCCTTACCGGCCATGGTGGTCGCCTTCGGTGTGCCCGCTCTCGCTGTCCAGTACTCCTGCGGCATCAAGCTGAGCTACCGGCCCTTGGGCCTCGAGTCGACGATCTTCCTCACTGGTGTCTGCACCGTACTCGTGCCCTACTGGTTCGCCGCCGGAACCGTCAGCCGTGAGACGCTCCTCATGAGTGCGGTGTTCGGACTGTGGTTGCTCCTGGTGGTGTCGTACGGGAACGCCTCCGACCGGGCAGGAGACGCTGCCGTCTCCCGGAAAACCCTTGCCGTCGTCCTGTCACCCCTGGCGTTCGCCGTCGCACTTCATGTGCTGGTCGCGGTCAATACCGTACTGCTTGTTCTGCTTTTCACCACGACACGGCTGAACGCGGGATTCATCGTGCTCAGTGCTCCAGCGGTGGCACTCCAACTCGCCCAGCTGTACTACGGGGTGTACCGCCAGGAGTTGCGCAAGGCCCGGTTCCTCGTGCTGATCTCCATCGACCTCGGGTTCCTCGGCCTCGCCACCGCGCTCCTGACGGGGCGCCCGTCATGA